From Populus alba chromosome 16, ASM523922v2, whole genome shotgun sequence:
aaacccaaaacaaatacaaagtgGAGGAtgcaacttaatttttaaaggtcTAACACAAATTCCAAGGCTCAAGAGATAGAAACAAAGGGTAGGAGAACAAAAATTCATTGCCGTCGAACTACCGCTCGCCTTGCTAAACATGCCACCCCAGCAGCTACGCCACAACCTTGCGTATCAAATAAGACAACGATCAAGTTTTTTCGGCTACCGTAATTGACCTCACTTGCCTCCAGAATAGCATAGAGGACTCTAACGTACCGATTCGTGTGTGACATGCCTCATCATATTTTgctgatttattaatatttcaataagacaaattacaaaaaagggCCCAAgaacatattattattacaaaacaACCATGGCACAAAGACAAAAATGCCCtttgaagttattttaaaatttgaaaagtaaaaaggttaaatatgtaattttattgtACAAAACAAGTAAGGACAAAGAAACCGTTCTCTGCAAAGTCATTTTTATGAGCAACCAAAgatataaatgttattttactgtgcaaataaaaagaaaagaacaaaaaaaaaccattaatgaaagaccatttttttaaaaagaaaatcaagggcaaaaaagtatttttactatgaattttcaaagttaaaCAACAAAATTGTCCCTAATCAATCTACAAATGACATTTGTATCcccttgaaaaaataattttaccaaTGTCATGGTAATTGTTAAgagctatgaatttttttttttaaaaaattcaagggcaaaaaagtatttttactatgaattttcaaagttaaaCAACAAAATTGTCCCTAATCAATCTACAAATGACATTTGTATCcccttgaaaaaataattttaccaaTGTCATGGTAATTGTTAAGAgctatgaataataaaataatcattataatatttgaatCTATAATGATTCTCCTCACATGTTACAGGAAAGGGcgtgaaaagaataataataaaaaagaggaacTAATATTGATCATATACCCCATATgtattccataatttttttaaacatgtttaAAAATGAATTACAACTCACGggttcaatatttattttattctcttgGACAAATGACAAAGAACTCGACAACAATGTTTGATAGTTAAACTTCAAAAGATGAAGTTATGCAATGAATAGCCCTTGGAAAACTTGCATCCCACCTTCCATTTCACGTTGGAGCTATAATCCCAGCTGTTCTCCTCCATCGTTATATACGCTAGACAAGTAGAGAATTGACCTGTCTTGGAGAATCCCCGCACAACCTCATCTGGTCTTGCCTAGGtgcctctttcttttttcactcatgatttttttttaattgaatagatAATGTGTTTTGCACTTGAGACAGATTTTACGATAGATTTTAGGGCATGGAAGTTGGTTTAAATTTCAGTCACCTTCATTGATTAAAATTAGGGTTTAAATTTTAGaccttttaaaatctaatttttaacctATTTTCACTATTTAGGAACTTTAATAATTCTATTTCATCCCCAAAACACTCTTTAATCAGACTAGAAACTCAgaattaaaccaaataaaataaaaacttttttggattatgatctactttttccaacaagattaaatgttaaaataatttatattgaattCCCTTCTCCAATAAAAACTCATTAATGTCAAGATCAATCTCTTATTATGGTTAGAATGTGATCTGATGCAAAGCTTTGTATCTCCTCCATTTCCTATTAGTCCTCTATAAACTCACAATGATCGAAATgtgaggaaaataaaatttagtattaaaatGCAAATATCAAatactacataaattaaatatgaaaattctAACAAATTAAGGgatcaaaacatatttttttccttgtaaaacATAGGCGCTtcattgaatgatatttttattgtaatattaatgGGAGTTATTAAAATTGAACCTAATAtgcaaaattattataaaaaaaattattatgaatattcaatgaaaataaaatatatattttattataaacaagattttacataattttcatagattaattgtttttttctaaaatcacataaaaaattatcaagttattaatttttttattgaaacttgctttttaaatcataataagtttttaatttaaaaataatatttatgataaaaaaaacaaaaaagtgatGCATGAATAAGTAAAGGGATTTTGGATTGAagagataaatttttttcattcttaactgaaatcattaaaaaaattatgaatatttattttaattgcttttattttttattaaaaaaagttggctaataaataaaaaatattttcttcaacacaaaaaaatatatgaataaaaaaataaaattttatctgacaaaatatattttctcataatttaaattattatttttcttataaatatctattttaattattataaaatttaataaaattagatttttaaaaactgAGGCGTATCTATTTTAAACTTGAAGGAAAGCCTATAATGCTGAGTGGTTCCCTTCACTATGATGCGGTACATGCATGTTTGCTCCATGAACCATCACAGAGCACGAACGcaccatcaataaaaaaaaaacatgacaacttttaacaatatataaaaggatatttttaaatgttgggAGGTGTTTTACACTTCACCCAAAGGGTGCAAACACTTTTcatatgcatattttttttgttttgtttttctatttatttagccaaatatcaaaatatctcttaattgattttataattaaaaaaaaaaactattatgaaaaaccaaaaaagctcCTTGActttaagatttaaaatctttgtttttgtattttcatcgttttattatacattttaattgtttataattttttatatttgttaaatatcaaatttactcttataataataaaaaaaccattatatttcatatttgaagtcgggtttaaattttttttatttttcaatgatattttagttCTTTCACTGCATAAGACTCATTTTATCTCAATGAACTTTGTAATAATGACTAATAGGTCCTGTAAAACGATTTTAATGCTCTTCGAAGttagtattaaattattattttttaatggggaAGCAAAACAATTCATTATACTATTCCAGGAAATAATGCAAATAAGTCCAAAGCTAAGTAATTTTTCAAGGCCAATTAGATTTCGTTAATAATGGATAAAGTGGATATTGGAAAGGACACAGCAAATTTCAATTTGCTGTTTGGTTTACAGTGATGATCTTATATGTAAAAAGGAACAGTATACCTCCCTTTCACGATACTCTCTGtttcataagaaaaagaaaaagaaaaaaagaagaaggaatgcTAAGAAGCTTATTATTACAATTAGTTGCAGTGAGTGCTTGACAAGGTTTTGACAAAGTTTCATGGTATTCAGCCACACATTCCTCTCCCCTTCATGACATGCCTCCTTAAGCCTGGGATATGAACATTTGTAATATAATCTCTCCAGTCAATACTTCCCACGTCGAATCCGAATATCCCCTTCTCGTTTTCTGACATTCTCTCCATCAATTTCTGAGTATTGCTATTATCAAACCTGCATTTatacatttgttttttgttttcaaattgatAAATCTTCAAGGTAGAGAGTTTCTGTTGAATGCTCATATATATCCTTACCTTCCACCATAGAAAGTGTATGGCTCATATATACTGGCCAGGTACTTGGCTTGTTCCACTGATTTTCTGCatatgttttcatgtttttgtgaCAACTTCCTGTCCGATGTGGCCATTCCGGCTAGCCGGCTTCGCTGAGTGACATACCTCCAAAGATGAGCAGAGAACTCTTCCATGGAGCTGAAGAGCTTCATTGAGGGAACATGGATTGCTCGGCCATTTGAGTCCATGTATGGAGAGGAATTGTAGTGTTCATGGAGCAACGTAGCCAGGTCCTGGAAAACAAGAGGATTTACAACAGATGAAGCGATCTGGTAGACATTGATGTCTGGTTTTTGCTCCATTCCATGCCAAGCCATTGCTGCCAATGTTGCATTAACCACCATATCTGCTGGAACCTTCAACCGACAATTTTGACAGAGCAGCAACTCTTCGTGAGTACTTTCAATAACCCATCACAAAaacaggaagaagaaaaaaacctaatGTCTAGCCACCTTTGATTTCATTTACCAAATAGGCAAGTCATTTGTAAAACTTAAAAGAACCTTAATCATTTTGAGTTTCTGAATTGTTTGCCATGATCACACGAACTAAACTGTCGACCCAGGCCGATAAGAGAAACAGAGGATTAATTGTGAGATTGAGTGCTAATTACCACATCAAGGACCCCGTTTGGGTCTACTAAAAAACCTGTGAGCTGCCCTTTCCCGTAGTACAAAACAATAGGATCCATCATCCTGAGACGAAATGTCGAAGAGAATGAATGAGACAATTAGCTCAGAATTACATATATTGAAGCGTTCAAATTGATGTGATGCTAATGGGTTGAATGAAGGCTACCTGTTCCCTTCCATCCATCCAGGGAATGGCTCCTTGCAAGTGCTCTCAATAACACTAGGTCGAATGACGACAACTGGTATGTCTCCTCTCATGTTATCAACCACCATTTCCCCCATAGCCTTGGTGAATACGTAAGTGTCTTGCCACCCATATTTTCTTGCCCTGTTTTGGTGTCAACTATCATACTTCAAATCGCAATTTATTCATTTCAACTTACCATTTATCCAATGATTAGATGGCCAATGGAGTTTATATTCTCCTTTcaaaaattgaagagaaaaaaaaaaacaagaagttgGAATCGTTCACCTTTCTAAACCCAACTCTTTCATCTTTTGAGCCACTTCATTTTCTTGAAAAGCTTCCTTGGAATCCAAGGCCAGATTCATTTCATGCTCGATATCCAATGCGGGTGCAAATCTTGGCGTGCTCTCAGAGATGATTAAGTTTTCCCTTGCTATACAGTCTCCAAAAAGGAATGGCTTCTCCATAATTCTTCCTTGTCTTTGTCCATTAACATAAGCTGTAACAAAAAGATAACCAAAATGGAACAAATTCTGGAAATTGGAAGCTCAGAATATTACTTGTCTAACACAAAACGAAAGGCTATGCAAGAAATTTAGATTCTTTAGGCAGGCAAGGCCATTAAAGATTGTCTAATTCATAATTAGAAATCCCttctgaaaaacaaatttagtaCTTGACCTGTTGATACTTGTAAGAAAAGCTTGAGTTTCTGGCACTTCTTTGCAAAGCTCATGAGGTGGCAAGTTCCTCGTGTGTTGACATCAATAGCAACATCATACCTGCATTTCCACAACGTCACAATGCAATAGcagagcatatatatatatatatatatataacttgaaaGCAAATGGTAGTATTAGACAAGATTATCTTTGTAGAAATGGAAGGAGGCCATAACCTTTCGTCAAAAGTTGTATTAGCTGCTGAATTGACGATTATGTCAACTTCATCAGCAATCTTGTCAGCTAAATCTTCTTCTAACCCGAGATTGGATTCGCAGACATTTCCTACCACGGGGACTAGTTTGCTCAACATGAAAGCTTGGTAGGATTTTCCATGGGTTTGTCTGAGACACTTGAACAGCTCTGCGTTTATTATCTAATTACAAACCATAAATTAAATTCTGATTCACCATTTAAAAAAGAGCCTCTGCAATTTGATGAAAAAGTTGGTGACAATTAGGAGGCAGGAAATGATCAAGAGGAACATACCTCGTTTTTCAATCTTGTAATTGCAGCTTCCTTGCTTTCTGCCTTAATCAGAACATATATCTTGCCCACGTCAGGCATGGTCCTTAAAATCTTCTCGATAAGAACTGCAAGTTTTAGCATAAGCTACATTTTGATTATCATCAaacgaagaaaaaaatgagggcaaagaatattttaattataacaccATACCTTTGGCTAGAAAGCCAGTTGCACCACTAATGAAGAACCCTTTCCCTCTAAGATATTTGACAATGCCAATACCATCTTGCATCTCCAACAAAGAAGAGCTAGTTGGTCCACCATAAGGCACAAGGTCCTTAACAGCAATTTCAGGTTTCCCCTTTTCATTTGGAGACAAAACCAAGCTTCCTGCATCCCTGACAGAAGCAATATGCTCCTGATCACTAACCACTGCAGATCTTTCTGTTAAAACTGAAGGAAACCCACTAGACCTCATCGCCTTTCCTCCACCACTTTGGCAATATACAGCAACGTTCCTCTTCCTCCACCTCAAAAAGCACCAGTCGCACTTACTGGACACTCTTACCAGTTTAGTGGGTGCCGGTGGAGGAGGATTGAGGAACAGGGACCCCATTTTTTCTGATCAAGTAACAAGAGAATTTGAGGTGGACAAGTAAGGGTGACGAACTAACGATGTTTTGCAGTTAAAGAAATGGTTGGCTTGAAACCTTAGCTAATATCTATCAAAGCAAGAACAGAAAGAAAAACTAGTAAACTAACTAAGCTCTA
This genomic window contains:
- the LOC118050053 gene encoding fatty acyl-CoA reductase 2, chloroplastic, yielding MGSLFLNPPPPAPTKLVRVSSKCDWCFLRWRKRNVAVYCQSGGGKAMRSSGFPSVLTERSAVVSDQEHIASVRDAGSLVLSPNEKGKPEIAVKDLVPYGGPTSSSLLEMQDGIGIVKYLRGKGFFISGATGFLAKVLIEKILRTMPDVGKIYVLIKAESKEAAITRLKNEIINAELFKCLRQTHGKSYQAFMLSKLVPVVGNVCESNLGLEEDLADKIADEVDIIVNSAANTTFDERYDVAIDVNTRGTCHLMSFAKKCQKLKLFLQVSTAYVNGQRQGRIMEKPFLFGDCIARENLIISESTPRFAPALDIEHEMNLALDSKEAFQENEVAQKMKELGLERARKYGWQDTYVFTKAMGEMVVDNMRGDIPVVVIRPSVIESTCKEPFPGWMEGNRMMDPIVLYYGKGQLTGFLVDPNGVLDVVPADMVVNATLAAMAWHGMEQKPDINVYQIASSVVNPLVFQDLATLLHEHYNSSPYMDSNGRAIHVPSMKLFSSMEEFSAHLWRYVTQRSRLAGMATSDRKLSQKHENICRKSVEQAKYLASIYEPYTFYGGRFDNSNTQKLMERMSENEKGIFGFDVGSIDWRDYITNVHIPGLRRHVMKGRGMCG